CGATAAAGCGTTAAAGAATATAGCTGCCGAGCGTTCTATAAGTGGCATAGATAGTGCTAATTTAATAATAGCTGATAATTTAAAAACTCAAAGCTCTGTACTAGAGCAGGGTATTGCAAATGCAAATGACGCTATAGCGATGCTTCAAATCGCGGATAGCACTCTTGCAAATATCACAAAGAGCGCAGATAGGATAAACGAGCTATCCGTGTCTTTTAATAATGCCGCTTTAAATAGCGACCAAAGAAGAATGATAAGAAGTGAGGCTACAGCTTTAGTAAAATCTATGAACGATAGTCTTTCTCAAGCAAGCTTTAACGGAAAGAATATCTTTAGTGGTGAGATGAACTTTTTAACTGAAAACGGCATGCAAGGGCTAAATTTATCATCCATTAACTCATCTGATATTGATGTGGCTAATCAAGATAGCATACATAAATTTATATCCAATGTAAATTCACTACGCGCAGAGATTGGATCAATTCAAAACGCAATGATTTCTGGCATAAATTCTAGTTTAACTAAAAATGTAGCGCTTAAATCAAGTGAAAATAATATGCTAAATAATGATATGGCTAAAAATATAAATGACCTAAATAGCAATAATTTAAAACTAAATGCGTCCATTATGGCTCAAGCGCATAACAACGTAAATTTACAAAATCAAGTCACTAGACTGCTTGGATAGAATTAAATTTTTATGGAGAGATACACTCTCCTTTCTTAATTTTTTATTCTTAAAAATATTAAAATTAAACAATTTTTTAATTTTAAATGAATATAATCTTTTTTTAATTATAATTTAGTAATATTTTTTAAGGAATAATGAATGGCAAAATTTAAATATACTTTTACTGTATGTTTAACTATTTTATTGGCAGGTTGTGGTGGTGTAGCATTTTTACCAAAGCCATTGGCGCAAGATGCAAGAGGTATTGCGCTTGTGGATGGTACTCCGTATAATTGTAAGACGCTTGGCGAAATAGAAGGTAGTGATGAAGTTGCAGGACGAGTTGGTGCAACTTATAATACTTTAAGAAAAGGTGCCTATAACGATCTTAGAAATGA
This sequence is a window from Campylobacter sp. RM16189. Protein-coding genes within it:
- a CDS encoding flagellin: MKLAGYSANLNNHYLEQAKNSSDKALKNIAAERSISGIDSANLIIADNLKTQSSVLEQGIANANDAIAMLQIADSTLANITKSADRINELSVSFNNAALNSDQRRMIRSEATALVKSMNDSLSQASFNGKNIFSGEMNFLTENGMQGLNLSSINSSDIDVANQDSIHKFISNVNSLRAEIGSIQNAMISGINSSLTKNVALKSSENNMLNNDMAKNINDLNSNNLKLNASIMAQAHNNVNLQNQVTRLLG
- a CDS encoding DUF4156 domain-containing protein; the protein is MAKFKYTFTVCLTILLAGCGGVAFLPKPLAQDARGIALVDGTPYNCKTLGEIEGSDEVAGRVGATYNTLRKGAYNDLRNEAVAVAGNGKRITLRILNEVAICGYGNSLYYCDKANLPIHSFKIKAQIFECGEK